A section of the Gloeobacter violaceus PCC 7421 genome encodes:
- the cobT gene encoding nicotinate mononucleotide-dependent phosphoribosyltransferase CobT, with protein MVIYCFDPERGRRWTERLTGIRPQFACVLGFTETALIPGISAAGLTPEARRFTALGDGEVLLAGRSARLPSAPEGYPSPVVISRAVVELLGLPVRVFDAGLPETCKDAVHLGGSPARCLSTGRALAPDTVAHLFSQGLAWGERLADEGGYLAIGECVAGGTTTALAVLRALGHAADGLVSSSHPRCNHTQKGALVDLALQKADLPIDASALAILAALGDPAQPAIAGMAIAASHRVPVLLAGGTQMLAVAAVAERLAAEAGLGWRPEQIAVGTTRWVAADPTADAALLAARIGVVPLLAAALDFSHSRHPALQAYERGYVKEGVGAGGLAIAAELAGIDSERLLAAIDDWLDRWNLPTPV; from the coding sequence ATGGTCATTTACTGTTTTGATCCCGAGCGGGGACGGCGGTGGACGGAGCGCCTGACGGGGATTCGTCCGCAGTTTGCCTGCGTGCTGGGTTTTACGGAGACCGCTTTGATTCCGGGCATCTCGGCGGCGGGCCTGACACCTGAGGCCCGCCGCTTTACTGCCTTGGGCGACGGCGAGGTGCTGCTGGCGGGCCGCTCGGCGCGCCTGCCCAGTGCCCCGGAAGGGTACCCTTCGCCGGTGGTGATTAGCCGCGCGGTGGTGGAACTGTTGGGACTGCCGGTACGGGTATTCGACGCCGGACTGCCCGAGACCTGCAAAGATGCGGTCCACCTGGGCGGCTCACCGGCCCGCTGCCTGAGCACCGGCCGAGCCCTGGCACCCGATACGGTCGCTCACTTATTTTCTCAGGGTCTCGCCTGGGGCGAGCGGCTTGCGGACGAGGGCGGCTACCTGGCCATCGGCGAGTGCGTGGCCGGCGGGACGACGACGGCGCTCGCGGTGCTGCGCGCCCTGGGTCATGCCGCCGACGGGCTGGTGAGCAGTTCCCATCCCCGCTGCAACCACACCCAAAAGGGGGCGCTGGTGGACTTGGCCCTTCAAAAAGCCGATTTGCCAATCGATGCCTCTGCCCTGGCGATTCTTGCCGCCCTGGGCGACCCCGCCCAACCGGCCATTGCCGGGATGGCAATCGCGGCGAGCCACCGGGTGCCGGTGCTGCTTGCCGGAGGGACACAGATGCTTGCGGTGGCGGCGGTGGCCGAGCGCCTCGCGGCGGAGGCGGGGCTTGGCTGGCGGCCGGAGCAGATAGCGGTGGGTACCACCCGCTGGGTGGCCGCCGATCCGACCGCCGATGCGGCGCTGTTGGCGGCGCGCATCGGGGTGGTGCCGCTTTTGGCCGCGGCGCTCGACTTTTCGCACTCCCGCCATCCGGCTTTGCAGGCTTACGAGCGCGGCTACGTCAAAGAAGGGGTAGGCGCGGGCGGTCTGGCCATCGCCGCTGAGCTTGCCGGTATCGACTCCGAACGGCTCTTGGCAGCGATCGACGATTGGCTCGATCGCTGGAACTTGCCCACGCCGGTTTAA
- a CDS encoding ABC transporter ATP-binding protein yields the protein MSRVLQPLRTGFANHPLWRLLAYGRTYRTRFRQAAGCSVLNKIFDLAPPVLIGAAVDAVVEQQNSWLARLGVADVFGQLALLSALSAAIWALESLFEYFYGRLWRNLAQDIEHEMRLDAYAHLQQLELAYFEERSTGGLLAVLNDDINQLERFLDSGANEVLQVVTTVLVIGGVFFYLAPAIAWLAMLPMPFILWGSIAFQRLLAPYYAEVREKVSLLSARLANNLGGITTIKSFASEAFELERLRADSDAYRQSNRRAIAVSAAFVPLIRILILIGFVATLLFGGMAVAAGSLSVGNYSVLVYLIQRLLWPLTRLGQTLDLYQRAMASTARVLDLLDTPIAVHGGNQPLPAAAARGAIVLAGVNFAYRSRKPVLENFSLAIPAGKTTAIVGPTGSGKSTLVKLLLRLYEPTAGAITLDGRPLGDIAPADLRRAVGLVSQEVFLFPGTVRENIAYGSFDASPEQVVAAARAAEAHGFIGELPQGYDTVVGERGQKLSGGQRQRLALARAILKDPPILILDEATSAIDNETEAAIQRSLERITRGRTTIVIAHRLSTVRTADCIHVIDRGRLVEHGRHDDLLRQSGLYAALWRVQTGERSP from the coding sequence GTGTCTCGAGTTCTCCAGCCCCTGCGCACCGGTTTTGCCAACCATCCGCTGTGGCGGCTTTTGGCCTATGGCCGGACCTACCGCACCCGCTTCCGGCAGGCGGCCGGCTGCTCGGTGCTCAACAAAATTTTTGATCTCGCCCCGCCTGTGCTCATCGGCGCGGCGGTGGACGCGGTGGTCGAGCAGCAAAATTCGTGGCTGGCCCGCCTTGGGGTTGCCGACGTCTTCGGCCAACTGGCGCTGCTGTCGGCCCTCAGTGCCGCAATCTGGGCGCTCGAATCGCTCTTTGAGTACTTCTACGGCAGGTTGTGGCGCAACCTTGCCCAGGACATCGAGCACGAAATGCGCCTAGACGCCTACGCTCACCTGCAGCAGCTCGAACTTGCCTACTTCGAGGAGCGCAGCACCGGCGGGCTGCTGGCCGTCTTGAACGACGACATCAACCAGTTGGAACGCTTTTTGGACAGCGGCGCCAACGAAGTGCTGCAGGTGGTGACCACGGTCTTGGTCATCGGCGGCGTCTTTTTCTATCTCGCCCCAGCGATCGCCTGGCTGGCGATGCTGCCGATGCCGTTTATTCTCTGGGGATCGATCGCCTTTCAGAGACTGCTTGCCCCCTACTACGCCGAGGTGCGCGAAAAAGTCAGCCTGCTGAGCGCCCGCCTCGCCAACAATCTGGGCGGGATCACGACAATCAAAAGCTTTGCAAGCGAAGCGTTCGAGCTCGAACGCCTGCGCGCCGACAGCGACGCCTACCGCCAGAGCAACCGTCGCGCCATCGCCGTGAGCGCCGCCTTCGTACCGCTTATCCGGATTTTGATCTTGATTGGGTTTGTGGCCACGCTGCTGTTCGGCGGGATGGCGGTGGCGGCGGGCAGCCTTTCGGTCGGCAACTACAGCGTGCTGGTGTATCTGATCCAGCGGCTGCTCTGGCCGCTGACGCGCCTGGGCCAGACGCTGGATCTTTACCAGCGGGCGATGGCCTCGACCGCCCGGGTGCTCGACTTGCTCGACACTCCCATTGCTGTCCACGGCGGGAACCAACCGCTCCCCGCCGCCGCGGCGCGCGGCGCGATTGTGCTTGCCGGGGTGAACTTTGCCTACCGGAGCCGCAAGCCGGTGTTGGAGAATTTTTCCCTGGCGATCCCCGCCGGGAAGACGACGGCCATCGTCGGTCCCACCGGCTCCGGCAAGAGCACGCTGGTCAAACTGCTGCTGCGGCTGTACGAACCCACGGCCGGGGCGATCACCCTGGACGGACGCCCCCTGGGCGATATCGCCCCGGCCGATCTGAGGCGGGCGGTGGGCCTGGTGAGCCAGGAGGTGTTTCTCTTTCCCGGAACGGTGCGCGAGAACATTGCCTACGGCAGCTTTGACGCCTCGCCCGAGCAAGTCGTCGCGGCGGCCAGGGCGGCGGAGGCCCACGGATTTATCGGCGAGCTGCCCCAGGGATACGACACGGTCGTGGGCGAGCGCGGCCAGAAACTCTCCGGCGGACAGCGCCAGCGCCTCGCCCTGGCGCGCGCCATCCTCAAAGACCCGCCGATTCTCATCCTCGATGAAGCCACCTCCGCCATCGACAACGAGACGGAGGCGGCCATCCAGCGCTCGCTGGAGCGCATCACCCGGGGGCGCACGACGATCGTGATCGCCCACCGCCTCTCGACCGTCCGAACCGCCGATTGCATCCACGTCATCGACCGCGGGCGCCTCGTCGAGCACGGTCGCCACGACGACTTGCTCCGCCAAAGTGGTCTGTATGCGGCGCTGTGGCGGGTGCAGACCGGCGAGCGATCCCCCTAG
- a CDS encoding putative sensor domain DACNV-containing protein — translation MSHAYPRDLASFVLKHWSRGEAQAAEQTPLPPLNVLEEILSTSYQASLLVDEQRPVTFRLIFCEPVDLPSGDGPPQGLHRLLFDELQPFTPHDLRRLSPAATFDRSLIGVCLDGEGELKIWGIAHSGLRWLRPMRGGRAPGRPLPPALVVCTSGRGRLEVCRGSAAIAQLNEGRLLSAATNVFDSLWLPAGFTEVRSELIAQHSEARERSGEPWATLDGRTIQSLGQNIVKRIIATIRTRHHGGMIIFVDPERAQTLTQKNPYLSFKYGFKPEEPRARFRTLLLKIMNALAALNCGSERPVGWREYEQSNNPLLATLDEALFETAHFVADLAAVDGAVVVTRRFELLGFGGFIACDNVDVRVVARALDLEGEQVSFESTASVGTRHRSAYRLCHQLHDAMTIVVSQDGNVRFVRWNDGFVTCWSQQTLLELNEF, via the coding sequence ATGAGCCACGCTTACCCCCGGGATCTGGCTTCCTTCGTGCTCAAGCACTGGAGCCGCGGCGAGGCGCAAGCCGCCGAGCAGACCCCGCTGCCGCCTTTGAATGTGCTCGAAGAAATCCTTTCGACGAGTTATCAGGCCAGTTTGCTGGTCGATGAGCAGCGCCCCGTCACCTTCCGGCTGATCTTTTGCGAACCGGTCGATTTGCCGTCGGGGGACGGTCCGCCCCAGGGGTTGCACCGCCTGCTGTTCGACGAATTGCAACCGTTTACCCCCCACGATCTGCGGCGGCTCTCGCCCGCAGCCACCTTCGACCGCTCGCTCATCGGCGTTTGCCTGGACGGCGAAGGCGAACTGAAAATCTGGGGTATTGCCCACTCGGGTCTGCGCTGGCTGCGGCCGATGCGCGGCGGGCGCGCCCCCGGCAGGCCGCTGCCCCCCGCCCTGGTAGTCTGCACCAGCGGGCGGGGACGCCTCGAGGTGTGCAGGGGCTCCGCCGCCATCGCCCAGCTCAACGAGGGCCGCTTGCTCTCGGCGGCAACAAACGTCTTCGACTCGCTCTGGCTGCCGGCCGGTTTTACCGAGGTCAGAAGCGAACTGATTGCGCAGCACAGCGAGGCGCGCGAGCGCTCAGGCGAACCCTGGGCCACCCTGGACGGCCGGACTATCCAGTCGCTCGGCCAGAATATCGTCAAGCGCATCATCGCCACGATCCGCACCCGCCACCACGGCGGCATGATTATCTTTGTCGATCCCGAGCGCGCCCAGACGCTTACCCAGAAAAACCCCTATCTAAGTTTCAAGTACGGCTTCAAGCCGGAGGAGCCGCGGGCACGCTTTCGCACGCTGCTGCTGAAGATCATGAACGCCCTTGCCGCCCTCAACTGCGGCAGCGAACGGCCGGTGGGCTGGCGCGAGTACGAGCAGAGTAACAACCCGCTTTTGGCCACCCTCGACGAGGCGCTCTTCGAGACCGCCCACTTCGTGGCGGACCTGGCCGCCGTCGACGGGGCGGTGGTGGTGACCCGGCGCTTCGAGCTGTTGGGCTTCGGTGGGTTTATCGCCTGCGACAATGTCGATGTGCGGGTGGTGGCACGCGCCCTCGATCTCGAAGGCGAGCAGGTGAGTTTCGAATCGACCGCGAGCGTCGGTACCCGCCACCGCTCCGCCTACCGCCTGTGCCACCAGTTGCACGACGCGATGACCATCGTCGTCTCCCAGGACGGCAATGTACGCTTCGTGCGCTGGAACGACGGCTTTGTCACCTGCTGGTCGCAGCAGACGTTGCTCGAACTCAACGAATTTTGA
- a CDS encoding tetratricopeptide repeat protein: MKHSLIIWFAGFLLWVSPAVYAHSVPRTEDGTTPVRLAQVDRGRYEAQQRFNEAGAKADRGDYAGAIADYNEAIRLYPQYYQALGKRADTRLKIEDLQGAVADYKAMLRVYPNDIGVYHNLAKAYFKLKNYPDTVIYTGEALNRNPGMIDVRQLRARALVRQGEFARAVADYNEILQNQPEEAAVLADRARAYQRLGDYPRAFDDFNAALQLNPKLADVYAYRAAMRLDQGSNLAALEDGDQAIKQGEKTALIYFVQGNARFNLGQAAQAEAAYREGEASPFGQAADPDDFDYKLRADARLNQKRYKEALADYTEALKLNPSYPEAYFKRGSLRVTIEDRAGAISDLRQARQLFTGRGDTLNAKRAETLLVKLQAAPTS; the protein is encoded by the coding sequence GTGAAGCACAGCCTGATCATCTGGTTTGCCGGTTTTCTTCTGTGGGTTTCACCCGCAGTGTACGCGCACTCCGTACCACGCACCGAGGATGGCACAACCCCTGTCCGCCTTGCCCAGGTGGACAGGGGGCGCTACGAAGCGCAGCAGCGCTTCAACGAGGCCGGCGCCAAGGCCGACCGGGGCGATTACGCCGGAGCGATCGCCGACTATAACGAGGCGATTCGCCTCTATCCGCAGTACTACCAGGCCCTGGGCAAACGCGCCGACACCCGCTTGAAGATTGAGGACCTGCAGGGTGCCGTCGCCGACTACAAAGCGATGCTGCGCGTCTACCCCAACGACATCGGGGTCTACCACAACCTGGCCAAAGCCTATTTCAAACTCAAAAACTACCCCGATACGGTCATCTATACCGGCGAAGCGCTCAACCGCAACCCCGGCATGATCGACGTGCGTCAGCTGCGCGCCCGGGCGCTGGTCAGGCAGGGGGAATTTGCCCGCGCCGTGGCCGATTACAACGAAATTCTCCAGAACCAGCCGGAGGAAGCGGCGGTGCTTGCCGATCGCGCCCGGGCCTACCAGCGCCTGGGAGATTATCCCCGGGCGTTCGACGATTTCAACGCGGCCCTGCAACTCAACCCGAAGCTTGCGGACGTCTATGCCTACCGCGCCGCGATGCGCCTCGATCAGGGGTCGAATCTGGCGGCCCTTGAAGATGGCGACCAGGCCATCAAGCAGGGGGAAAAAACCGCGTTGATCTACTTCGTCCAGGGCAACGCCCGCTTCAACCTCGGCCAGGCTGCCCAGGCGGAAGCAGCCTACCGCGAGGGCGAGGCGTCACCCTTTGGCCAAGCGGCGGATCCCGACGATTTCGATTACAAACTGCGCGCCGACGCCCGGCTCAATCAAAAGCGCTACAAAGAAGCCCTGGCCGATTACACCGAGGCGCTCAAGCTCAACCCCAGCTACCCCGAGGCTTACTTTAAGCGCGGCAGCTTGCGGGTGACCATCGAAGATCGCGCCGGAGCGATTAGCGACCTGCGCCAGGCCCGGCAATTATTCACCGGCCGTGGCGACACCCTCAACGCCAAGCGGGCCGAGACGCTGCTGGTGAAGCTGCAGGCGGCACCCACCTCCTAG
- the psb35 gene encoding photosystem II assembly protein Psb35 — MESLPIVLLVVGFIVAVTFGSIAWYNSKRPPGWEAAKKPDVVPDLTPDQKRWPNKPNPSDATSPENVIRE, encoded by the coding sequence ATGGAAAGTTTGCCCATCGTTTTGTTGGTTGTCGGATTTATCGTTGCGGTTACCTTCGGCTCAATCGCCTGGTACAACTCCAAGCGTCCGCCCGGCTGGGAAGCCGCGAAAAAGCCCGACGTCGTGCCGGACCTGACGCCGGATCAAAAGCGCTGGCCCAACAAGCCCAATCCCTCCGACGCGACCAGCCCCGAGAATGTTATTCGCGAATAA
- a CDS encoding M16 family metallopeptidase — translation MQTIPWFWCVLLVLWAAAPALAAEVQQTILPNGLRVLTKEIRTSPAVTVQVWYGVGSRDEAPGGTGLAHQLEHLMFKGTKARPVQFGRLFNALGADANAFTSFDQTAYYATAGSDKLEALLQLEADRMRGAVIDAPSLAGEKTVVLSELDGRQNNPRSVLNEMVLAKAFNRHPYRITPIGERKDVEAFTVDQVRDFYRRHYGPNNATLIVVGDFETARLLEKVRRHFGPIEPIAGFKPLVPPVEPPQSAEQRVELRRPGRVPALQVLYRTPAANDPDVPAIDVLDTILTNGRSGRLFKALVETGLATGAGGSQSTQRDPGWYSFSITPRQDPETVLKALDATLAEVRSQGVTAAELARAREQVRVSLLLGKDSIEAQANLLGSFQTTFGDYRKLDTYLQQIDRVTSKDIQRVLQKYFEPTNRTVGVFIPTDGAAAAPQGTPETTQVTSYASGQPVDFDAVSRYLPALGKSGPVREPRPVEATLPNGIRVQVLRNPSAPTVSVLGRFQAGSAFENPERAGIAGMVSALLDEGTRTRSADELAMLLEDQGIRLGFQARRENTLMQAAALAEDLDLLMALGADVVRNPVFPEKEFERVRAQYLTSLANTLDSPAGVAQRTFYSLLYPPAHPFHTQITEASLKAITRADLLDFHRRFYRPQDFILTVVGDVDPQRVIEQVRTHFGDWKVEGPAPELKAAPVTPALRREAVVLPGKREAQVILGGVGIARTDPDYYAVLVMNDILGGNTLSSRLGARVRDQLGLTYGVYSRYAPGELAGPFTIQMQTNPANVERAVAAVNEELASFRKDGPTGAELERARRSLIDRFPLALTDNAGVANLLLEEAIYGLGRDYPTRFVRSLEALKVEDIRRVANRLLQPEAFTTVVVSPNPAPVAKPAARGP, via the coding sequence ATGCAAACAATTCCCTGGTTCTGGTGTGTGCTTCTGGTGTTGTGGGCGGCAGCGCCCGCCCTCGCCGCCGAGGTGCAGCAGACGATCTTGCCCAACGGTCTGCGGGTACTTACCAAAGAAATCCGCACCAGCCCCGCCGTCACCGTGCAAGTCTGGTACGGTGTCGGATCGCGCGACGAGGCGCCCGGCGGCACGGGTCTGGCCCACCAACTGGAGCACTTGATGTTCAAAGGCACCAAAGCCCGCCCGGTGCAGTTCGGTCGGCTGTTCAACGCCTTGGGGGCGGATGCCAACGCATTTACCAGTTTCGATCAGACCGCCTACTACGCCACCGCCGGTTCGGACAAGCTGGAGGCGCTGTTGCAACTGGAGGCCGACCGCATGCGCGGCGCGGTGATCGACGCCCCGTCGCTCGCCGGCGAAAAGACCGTCGTGCTCTCCGAACTGGACGGCCGCCAGAACAATCCCCGCTCAGTACTGAACGAAATGGTGCTCGCCAAGGCTTTTAATCGTCATCCCTACCGCATCACACCCATTGGCGAGCGCAAAGACGTCGAGGCGTTCACGGTCGATCAGGTGCGCGATTTTTACCGCCGCCACTACGGTCCCAACAACGCCACGCTCATCGTTGTGGGCGATTTTGAGACCGCCCGGCTGCTTGAAAAGGTGCGCCGCCACTTTGGGCCGATTGAACCGATAGCCGGTTTCAAGCCGCTGGTGCCCCCGGTCGAGCCGCCCCAGAGCGCCGAGCAGCGCGTCGAGTTGCGCCGTCCCGGCCGGGTGCCCGCCCTGCAGGTGCTCTACCGCACCCCCGCCGCGAACGATCCCGACGTGCCGGCAATCGACGTGCTCGACACGATTCTCACCAACGGCCGCAGCGGCCGGCTCTTTAAAGCGCTCGTCGAGACGGGCCTTGCCACCGGGGCCGGGGGCAGCCAGTCGACCCAAAGGGACCCCGGCTGGTACAGCTTCAGCATCACCCCCCGCCAGGATCCTGAAACTGTACTCAAAGCCCTCGATGCCACCCTCGCCGAGGTCCGCAGCCAAGGCGTCACTGCGGCGGAACTGGCCCGCGCCCGCGAGCAGGTGCGCGTCAGCCTGCTGTTGGGCAAAGATTCGATCGAAGCCCAGGCAAACCTGCTCGGTTCCTTTCAGACCACCTTCGGCGATTACCGCAAACTGGATACCTACTTGCAGCAGATCGACCGGGTGACTTCCAAGGATATTCAGCGGGTGCTGCAGAAGTACTTCGAGCCCACCAACCGCACCGTCGGGGTGTTCATCCCCACCGACGGTGCGGCTGCCGCTCCTCAAGGCACGCCCGAGACCACCCAAGTCACCTCCTACGCGAGCGGCCAGCCGGTGGATTTTGACGCAGTGAGCCGCTACCTGCCCGCCCTGGGTAAATCCGGTCCGGTGCGTGAGCCGCGGCCGGTGGAGGCGACTTTGCCCAACGGCATCCGCGTGCAGGTGCTGCGCAACCCGAGTGCGCCCACCGTGTCGGTGTTGGGCCGCTTCCAGGCGGGTTCGGCCTTCGAAAATCCCGAGCGCGCCGGGATCGCCGGTATGGTGAGCGCGCTCTTAGACGAGGGCACCCGCACCCGCAGCGCCGACGAATTGGCGATGTTGCTGGAGGATCAGGGTATCCGCCTGGGTTTCCAGGCCCGCCGCGAGAACACCCTGATGCAAGCTGCGGCCCTCGCTGAAGATCTCGACCTGCTGATGGCGCTGGGCGCCGATGTGGTGCGCAACCCCGTCTTTCCTGAAAAAGAATTCGAGCGCGTGCGCGCCCAGTACCTCACCAGCCTTGCCAACACCCTGGACAGCCCGGCGGGGGTGGCCCAGCGCACGTTTTACTCGCTGCTGTACCCGCCGGCGCACCCGTTTCACACCCAGATCACCGAAGCTTCGCTCAAGGCGATCACCCGCGCGGATCTGCTCGATTTTCACCGCCGCTTTTACCGGCCCCAGGACTTTATTTTGACGGTGGTGGGCGACGTCGATCCGCAGCGGGTTATTGAGCAGGTGCGCACCCATTTTGGCGACTGGAAAGTCGAAGGACCGGCGCCCGAGTTGAAGGCCGCCCCGGTCACCCCGGCCTTGCGCCGCGAGGCGGTGGTCCTGCCCGGCAAGCGCGAAGCGCAAGTGATCCTGGGCGGTGTCGGCATCGCCCGCACCGACCCGGACTATTACGCGGTGCTGGTGATGAACGACATCCTCGGGGGCAACACGCTTTCGAGCCGCCTCGGCGCCCGCGTGCGCGACCAGTTGGGCCTCACCTACGGCGTCTACTCCCGCTACGCCCCCGGCGAACTCGCCGGCCCCTTTACCATCCAGATGCAGACCAACCCGGCCAACGTCGAGCGGGCGGTGGCCGCCGTGAACGAAGAATTGGCCAGCTTTCGCAAAGACGGCCCCACTGGGGCCGAACTGGAGCGCGCCCGCCGCTCGCTTATCGATCGCTTTCCGCTGGCCCTCACCGACAACGCCGGGGTGGCCAATCTGCTGCTCGAAGAAGCCATCTACGGCCTCGGCCGCGACTACCCCACCCGCTTCGTGCGTTCTTTAGAAGCGCTCAAAGTCGAAGACATCCGCCGGGTGGCCAACCGCCTGCTGCAGCCGGAGGCCTTCACCACCGTGGTGGTCAGCCCCAACCCTGCCCCGGTGGCTAAACCGGCCGCAAGAGGACCCTGA
- a CDS encoding LON peptidase substrate-binding domain-containing protein has protein sequence MGVRRRFILGGVAVAAFGSFAAQAADPPRALPLVVLPEAVLFPGQPLTLSIVQPRDRKMMGAVLNGDGRLGVVLKTNDKPAAIGCTADILYIEQLGGGGFNMLTQGGRRFRVGSYTQREPFLLAAVDWLAEGPSGKELEPLVIETKQLLQDVVGLSSEALKRTVDLPRLPSEPREFSYWMASRFYGAPRTQQMLLEIPDTAERLQKAKAILLNTRQELIASLQRQSGRTRAADTPTPGEAKIALGGSDPISFSMLIGSDFLQGVVLSDRLLLTRRKGGAAEVGTQIRLTPAQQQQFFKLWIAFVKDVEAGAYARADKKPAQPLPLNGWLREVIFASSTPDRAELLAALQKTQP, from the coding sequence ATGGGTGTTCGCCGCCGATTTATTCTGGGGGGTGTGGCCGTTGCCGCTTTTGGAAGTTTTGCAGCGCAGGCCGCCGATCCTCCTCGAGCATTGCCTTTGGTAGTGTTGCCGGAGGCTGTTCTTTTTCCGGGGCAGCCGCTCACCTTGAGCATCGTCCAGCCCCGCGACCGCAAGATGATGGGCGCGGTACTCAACGGCGACGGACGGCTGGGGGTCGTGCTTAAAACCAACGACAAACCCGCCGCGATCGGTTGCACGGCCGATATTCTCTACATCGAGCAGCTCGGTGGCGGCGGTTTTAATATGCTTACCCAGGGCGGGCGGCGCTTCCGGGTCGGCTCCTATACCCAGCGCGAGCCGTTTTTGCTGGCGGCGGTCGATTGGCTTGCCGAGGGACCGTCCGGCAAAGAGTTGGAGCCGCTGGTTATCGAGACTAAGCAACTGCTCCAGGACGTGGTGGGCCTCTCGAGCGAAGCGCTCAAGCGCACGGTGGACCTACCCAGACTGCCGAGCGAACCCAGGGAATTTTCTTATTGGATGGCTAGTCGCTTCTACGGCGCTCCGAGGACGCAACAGATGCTTCTGGAGATCCCCGATACGGCGGAGCGGCTGCAAAAAGCCAAAGCAATCCTGCTCAATACCCGCCAGGAATTGATCGCGAGCCTGCAGCGGCAAAGCGGCCGTACCCGTGCCGCCGACACGCCCACCCCCGGCGAAGCCAAAATCGCCCTAGGCGGCAGCGATCCGATCTCCTTTTCGATGCTCATCGGCAGTGACTTCCTGCAGGGGGTTGTGCTCAGCGACCGGCTGTTGCTCACCCGCCGCAAAGGTGGTGCCGCCGAGGTCGGTACGCAGATCCGGCTCACCCCTGCCCAGCAGCAGCAATTTTTCAAGCTCTGGATCGCTTTTGTCAAGGATGTCGAAGCGGGTGCCTACGCCCGGGCGGACAAAAAACCCGCCCAACCGTTGCCTCTCAACGGCTGGCTGAGAGAAGTGATCTTTGCGAGCAGCACCCCGGACCGGGCCGAACTGCTCGCCGCTCTCCAGAAAACCCAACCCTGA